In the Aromatoleum bremense genome, one interval contains:
- a CDS encoding glycosyltransferase: MGERRILQFCHCHYGPFADVARQYAVLFRDSPYKVTTVFLTDPPSDEAAAQAASDEVIFLDYAGKDVRGLKLDAIQRIRRIVAEREFALVIAHRFKPIYISCLATGLPVIGVHHAFGDYRRPARRLFANFFRKRLSLLGVSDAVRDDIRACLPSWPADRIETLYNRIDAEAVRRDLLPRATAREALGLPQDTFVIGNAGRLHPDKDQATLIRGFAKALPSLPPSSLLAIMGRGPLEADLKELARQLNVASRVCFLGQIPNGRRYFKAFDLFVLTSDHEPFGMVLLEAFAAGVPVVCSDCGGGREVVEGVGRLFAFGDEGSLAIELQQSIGQTETCGGERLERCFSDRAARQSFWQLPMCEQLLGENGYLKSATRPSASRPGFPRNR; this comes from the coding sequence TTGGGTGAGCGCCGCATCCTGCAGTTTTGCCACTGCCATTACGGCCCGTTCGCCGATGTCGCCCGGCAGTACGCGGTTCTGTTCCGGGATTCGCCGTACAAGGTCACGACGGTCTTTCTGACAGATCCGCCGAGCGACGAGGCCGCGGCGCAGGCCGCATCCGACGAGGTGATCTTCCTCGACTACGCGGGTAAGGACGTGCGCGGCCTGAAGCTCGACGCGATTCAGCGCATTCGCCGCATCGTCGCCGAGCGGGAGTTTGCTCTGGTCATCGCGCACCGCTTCAAGCCGATTTACATCTCCTGTCTCGCAACGGGTTTGCCGGTGATCGGTGTGCACCACGCGTTCGGAGACTACCGCCGGCCGGCGCGCCGGCTCTTCGCGAATTTCTTTCGCAAGCGCTTATCTCTGCTGGGAGTCTCCGACGCTGTCCGGGATGATATTCGTGCGTGCCTGCCGTCCTGGCCCGCGGACCGCATCGAGACCCTGTACAACCGTATCGATGCGGAGGCGGTGCGACGCGATTTGCTGCCGCGCGCCACAGCCCGAGAGGCGCTCGGGCTGCCACAGGACACGTTTGTAATCGGCAACGCAGGCCGCCTGCACCCGGACAAGGATCAGGCGACGCTGATCCGCGGTTTCGCGAAAGCCCTGCCAAGCCTTCCGCCCAGCAGTCTGCTCGCAATCATGGGGCGTGGGCCGCTGGAAGCAGACCTGAAAGAGTTGGCGCGTCAATTGAACGTCGCTTCCCGGGTGTGCTTTCTCGGCCAGATTCCGAACGGCCGCCGCTACTTCAAGGCCTTCGATCTGTTTGTCCTGACTTCCGACCACGAGCCGTTCGGTATGGTGCTGCTGGAAGCATTCGCGGCGGGGGTGCCGGTAGTGTGCTCGGACTGTGGGGGAGGCAGGGAAGTCGTCGAGGGCGTTGGACGTCTGTTTGCATTCGGAGACGAAGGCAGTCTGGCGATCGAATTGCAGCAAAGCATCGGGCAGACGGAAACGTGCGGGGGCGAGCGGCTTGAGCGTTGTTTTTCGGATCGCGCGGCTCGGCAAAGCTTCTGGCAGCTTCCGATGTGCGAGCAACTGCTTGGCGAAAACGGATATCTCAAGAGCGCGACTCGTCCTTCGGCCTCCCGCCCTGGATTTCCGAGGAATAGATAG
- a CDS encoding glycosyltransferase family protein, whose product MKVLFLVQREQRAILDRLYEGVQHHCDCDLRWLGRDEQADLRGYFRANVEVERYDRILFFLRFKQEIRQVSFIRSVPNLVILEHDAYQNYIRCKYRGRFSEHYRKLPWARVISSGYGVTRRLQAEGFDAVFVPKGYDQSLLRDLGGIRDIELGFLGSTKSDAYSGRKELLDELGKCENLTVARTNSGEDYLRTLNRIRFFVSADVGMGEYMIKNFEAMACGCVLFAYDQSEEENRALGFVDMENLVLYTSVDELRRKLAVLRADPGRAARIAALGHTLAVERYSFERIGADVVKALSAPLRTLAPTNWFTRLRSRWGL is encoded by the coding sequence ATGAAAGTGCTGTTTCTGGTTCAACGCGAGCAGCGGGCCATTCTGGATCGCTTGTATGAAGGGGTGCAGCATCATTGCGACTGCGACCTCCGTTGGCTGGGCCGTGACGAGCAAGCCGACCTGCGCGGTTATTTCCGGGCGAATGTCGAGGTCGAGCGCTACGACCGCATTCTGTTCTTCCTCCGTTTCAAGCAGGAAATCCGGCAGGTGTCTTTCATTCGCAGCGTGCCTAATCTGGTGATACTCGAGCATGACGCCTATCAGAATTACATCCGCTGCAAGTACCGAGGACGCTTTTCGGAGCACTATCGAAAGCTGCCCTGGGCGCGGGTGATCAGCTCCGGCTACGGGGTCACGCGCCGCTTGCAGGCTGAAGGTTTTGATGCGGTTTTCGTTCCGAAGGGGTACGACCAGAGCCTGCTGCGGGATCTGGGGGGCATACGGGACATCGAACTGGGATTCCTCGGCAGCACCAAGAGCGACGCATACAGCGGCCGCAAGGAGCTGCTGGATGAACTCGGAAAATGCGAGAACTTGACGGTCGCTCGGACGAATTCCGGAGAGGATTATCTGAGGACGCTCAATCGCATCCGCTTCTTCGTGAGTGCCGATGTCGGCATGGGTGAATACATGATCAAGAACTTCGAGGCCATGGCCTGCGGGTGCGTGCTTTTTGCCTACGATCAGAGTGAGGAGGAGAACCGCGCGCTCGGATTCGTGGATATGGAGAATCTGGTGCTCTACACAAGCGTGGACGAACTGCGCCGCAAACTGGCTGTTCTGCGTGCCGACCCTGGCCGCGCTGCCCGCATCGCGGCGCTAGGGCACACCTTGGCGGTCGAGCGGTACAGTTTCGAGCGGATCGGAGCGGACGTTGTGAAGGCACTATCAGCCCCGTTGCGGACCCTGGCGCCGACAAACTGGTTCACGCGCTTGCGCAGCCGCTGGGGGCTTTGA
- a CDS encoding DUF6625 family protein, with the protein MQPRIRFIIPYFGRWPFWMGFFLRSCRSNPDIEWLFFTDCGVPADAPGNVEFRECSFNDYCRRVSARLDIDFQPSSPYKLCDLKPALGYIHADELTGVGYWGFGDIDLVYGELRRYLNAVNLTRFELLSTHANRVSGHLCLMRNSTRMREAFMAVLDWREKLQDPQHCVFDESAFSRLFIRHKNWPMSLRRLYDICNPWRRHSEFVEAFTTPNGRVPWVDGSHAFPTRWIWREGRLTNNRDGERGFPYFHFIGWKCDAWPAYSTEQLLPDPQLALQGAWSITSEGFREV; encoded by the coding sequence GTGCAGCCTCGTATCCGTTTCATCATTCCCTATTTCGGTCGCTGGCCATTCTGGATGGGGTTCTTTCTCCGGAGCTGCCGAAGCAACCCGGACATCGAATGGCTGTTCTTTACGGACTGTGGCGTACCCGCAGACGCTCCGGGAAATGTCGAGTTTCGCGAGTGCAGTTTCAATGACTACTGTCGTCGGGTGTCCGCTCGCCTGGACATCGATTTCCAGCCCTCGAGCCCTTACAAGTTATGCGATCTGAAACCCGCACTGGGCTACATTCACGCAGACGAGCTGACTGGTGTCGGTTACTGGGGCTTCGGTGACATCGACCTCGTCTACGGCGAGCTGCGCCGTTATCTGAACGCCGTGAACCTGACGCGTTTCGAGTTATTGTCGACACACGCGAATCGGGTATCGGGGCATCTGTGTCTCATGCGCAATTCGACTCGAATGCGCGAAGCGTTCATGGCAGTCCTCGATTGGCGGGAAAAGCTGCAAGATCCGCAGCATTGCGTGTTCGACGAGAGCGCGTTCAGCCGGTTGTTCATTCGTCACAAGAACTGGCCGATGTCGCTCCGGCGCCTTTACGACATCTGCAACCCGTGGCGGCGCCACAGCGAATTCGTCGAGGCTTTCACGACACCAAACGGACGCGTGCCGTGGGTGGATGGCTCACACGCCTTTCCCACTCGGTGGATCTGGCGCGAGGGCCGCCTGACGAACAACCGCGACGGGGAACGCGGATTTCCCTATTTCCATTTCATCGGCTGGAAATGCGACGCCTGGCCCGCGTATTCGACGGAACAACTCCTGCCGGATCCGCAACTCGCACTGCAAGGCGCGTGGAGCATTACGAGCGAGGGTTTTCGGGAGGTATGA